One segment of Chionomys nivalis chromosome 3, mChiNiv1.1, whole genome shotgun sequence DNA contains the following:
- the LOC130871931 gene encoding olfactory receptor 5K3-like isoform X2: MAENYSVTNEFILVGFSDHPNLKILLFLVFLAIYLVTMVGNIGLVALIYMERGLHTPMYIFLGNLALMDSLCSCAATPKMLQNFFSEDRKMSLYECMAQFYFLCVAETTDSFLLAAMAYDRYVAICNPLQYHTMMSKKLCLQMIIGSYIIGNVHPMVEVGLLLRLTFCRSHVIKHFFCDILPLYRISCTDPHINELTLFSFAGSILASTITIVLVSYFYILFTIFKMKSNEGRGKALSTCVSHFLSVSIFYGSLLFLYAQPQAVIDGDKDIPVAIFYTLVIPLLNPFIYSLRNKEVINVMKKVMKKR; encoded by the coding sequence ATGGCCGAGAACTACTCTGTGACAAATGAATTCATCCTCGTGGGTTTCTCAGATCACCCAAACCTGAAGATCCTCCTATTTTTGGTGTTCTTAGCCATCTATCTGGTCACCATGGTGGGAAATATTGGACTGGTGGCCTTGATCTACATGGAACGCGGTCttcacacacccatgtacatCTTTCTGGGTAACCTGGCTCTCATGGATTCCCTGTGTTCCTGTGCTGCCACTCCCAAGATGCTACAGAACTTCTTTTCTGAGGACAGAAAGATGTCTCTCTATGAATGCATGGCACAGttctattttctttgtgttgctgAAACTACAGACAGCTTCCTTCTGGCAgcaatggcctatgaccgctatgtggccatatGCAACCCATTGCAGTACCACACCATGATGTCCAAGAAACTCTGCCTTCAGATGATCATAGGATCCTACATAATAGGAAATGTGCATCCCATGGTTGAAGTCGGGCTTCTATTAAGGTTAACTTTCTGTAGGTCGCATGTAATCAAGCATTTCTTTTGTGATATCCTTCCATTATATAGAATCTCCTGTACTGATCCACATATCAATGAACTGACATTATTTAGCTTTGCAGGGTCAATTTTAGCCAGTACTATTACTATAGTTCTTGTgtcttatttttatatacttttcacTATATTCAAAATGAAGTCTAATGAGGGTAGAGGGAAAGCCTTATCAACTTGTGTATCCCACTTTTTATCCGTATCAATATTCTATggttctcttctctttctgtatgCACAACCACAAGCAGTCATTGATGGAGATAAAGATATACCTGTAGCTATTTTCTATACCCTAGTTATTCCTTTATTAAACCCTTTCATTTACAGTCTGAGAAATAAGGAAGTAATAAATGTGATGAAAAAAGTCATGAAGAAGAGATGA
- the LOC130871596 gene encoding olfactory receptor 187-like: protein MGTENATVLTQFVLTGLTHLPQWKIPLFLLFLVIYLITIVGNLGLITLIWNDPDLHIPMYLFLGSLAFVDTWLSSTVTPKMLFDFFAKSKLISLSECMTQFFSFGISATTECFLLAAMAYDRYIAICKPLHYPVIMTNRLCVRLLTLSFVGGFIHVLLHESFLFRLTFCNSNIIHHFYCDVMPLLKISCTDPSLNYLMLFIFSGSIQVFSILTILVSYTLVLFSILKQKSLKGIKKAFSTCGAHLLSVSLYYGSLLFMYVRPASSQVDDQDMMDSIFYTVVIPVLNPIIYSLRNNQVKNSLVKFLKRNA, encoded by the coding sequence ATGGGAACGGAGAATGCAACAGTGTTGACACAGTTTGTTCTCACAGGACTCACCCATCTGCCACAGTGGAAAATCCCCCTCTTCCTGCTGTTCTTGGTGATCTATCTCATCACCATTGTGGGGAACCTTGGTCTCATCACTCTTATCTGGAATGACCCTGACCTTCACATCCCCATGTACCTGTTTCTAGGGAGTTTAGCATTTGTGGATACCTGGTTGTCATCCACAGTAACACCAAAGATGCTATTTGACTTTTTTGCCAAGAGTAAACTGATCTCTCTCTCAGAATGCATGacacaatttttttcatttggaaTCAGTGCAACCACAGAATGTTTTCTCTTGGCAGCAATGGCCTATGATCGCTACATAGCCATATGCAAACCTTTACACTACCCAGTGATCATGACAAACAGACTCTGTGTACGTCTGCTAACACTGTCCTTTGTGGGTGGGTTTATTCATGTTTTGCTTCATGAAAGTTTTTTATTCAGACTAACTTTCTGTAATTCCAACATAATACATCACTTTTACTGTGATGTTATGCCACTATTGAAGATTTCCTGTACTGACCCTTCTCTCAATTACctaatgctttttattttctctggatCAATTCAGGTATTTAGTATTTTGACTATTCTTGTCTCGTAtacacttgttttgttttcaatcttAAAGCAGAAATCTCTCAAAGGCATAAAGAAAGCCTTCTCCACATGTGGAGCCCATCTCTTGTCTGTGTCTTTATACTATGGCTCTTTGCTTTTCATGTATGTTCGTCCTGCATCTTCACAAGTAGATGATCAAGATATGATGGACTCTATATTTTACACCGTTGTAATTCCTGTGCTAAATCCAATTATCTACAGTTTAAGAAATAATCAAGTAAAAAATTCGCTagtgaaattcttaaagagaAATGCTTAG
- the LOC130871936 gene encoding olfactory receptor 5K3-like, with protein MSKNNYSLTTEFILVGFSDHPNLKILLFLVFSVIYLVTMVGNLGLVVLIYMERRLHTPMYIFLGNLALMDSCCSCAITPKMLQNFFSVDRKISLYECMVQFSFLCLAETTDCFLLAAMAYDRYVAICNPLQYHTMMSKKLCLQMTIGAYIAGILHPMIEVGLLLRLKFCKSHVIKHFFCDVLPLYRISCTDTHINELILFILAGSILIFTITIVLVSYFYILFTIFTMKSNESRGKALSTCASHFLSVSIFYGSLLFQYVQPHSVTEGDKDIPVAIFYTLVIPLLNPFIYSLRNKEVINVVKRTMKKR; from the coding sequence ATGTCTAAGAacaactattcattaacaacagAGTTCATCCTGGTGGGATTCTCAGATCACCCTAACCTGAAGATCCTTCTATTCCTGGTATTCTCTGTCATCTATCTGGTCACCATGGTTGGGAATCTCGGGCTGGTGGTCTTGATCTACATGGAACGCCGTCttcacacacccatgtacatCTTTCTGGGCAACCTGGCTCTCATGGATTCCTGCTGCTCCTGTGCCATCACTCCCAAGATGTTACAGAACTTCTTTTCTGTGGACAGAAAGATCTCTCTCTATGAATGTATggtacagttttcttttctctgtcttgctgAGACTACAGACTGCTTCCTTCTGGCAgcaatggcctatgaccgctatgtggccatatGTAACCCACTGCAGTACCACACCATGATGTCCAAGAAACTCTGCCTTCAGATGACCATAGGAGCCTACATAGCAGGAATCCTGCATCCTATGATTGAAGTGGGGCTACTGTTGAGGTTAAAGTTCTGTAAGTCTCATGTAATCAAGCACTTTTTTTGTGATGTCCTTCCATTATATAGAATCTCTTGTACTGATACACATATCAATGAgctgatattatttattttggcagGCTCAATTTTAATCTTTACTATCACCATAGTTCTTGTgtcttatttttatatacttttcacTATATTCACAATGAAATCTAATGAGAGTAGAGGCAAAGCCTTATCAACTTGTGCATCCCACTTTCTGTCTGTATCCATATTCTATGGTTCTCTTCTCTTCCAGTATGTTCAACCACATTCAGTCACTGAAGGAGATAAAGATATACCTGTTGCTATTTTCTATACCCTAGTAATTCCTTTATTAAACCCTTTCATTTACAGTCTGAGAAATAAGGAAGTAATAAATGTGGTGAAAAGGACCATGAAAAAGAGATGA
- the LOC130871931 gene encoding olfactory receptor 5K3-like isoform X1, which produces MAENYSVTNEFILVGFSDHPNLKILLFLVFLAIYLVTMVGNIGLVALIYMERGLHTPMYIFLGNLALMDSLCSCAATPKMLQNFFSEDRKMSLYECMAQFYFLCVAETTDSFLLAAMAYDRYVAICNPLQYHTMMSKKLCLQMIIGSYIIGNVHPMVEVGLLLRLTFCRSHVIKHFFCDILPLYRISCTDPHINELTLFSFAGSILASTITIVLVSYFYILFTIFKMKSNEGRGKALSTCVSHFLSVSIFYGSLLFLYAQPQAVIDGDKDIPVAIFYTLVIPLLNPFIYSLRNKEVINVMKKVMKTQDLWKNSQCS; this is translated from the exons ATGGCCGAGAACTACTCTGTGACAAATGAATTCATCCTCGTGGGTTTCTCAGATCACCCAAACCTGAAGATCCTCCTATTTTTGGTGTTCTTAGCCATCTATCTGGTCACCATGGTGGGAAATATTGGACTGGTGGCCTTGATCTACATGGAACGCGGTCttcacacacccatgtacatCTTTCTGGGTAACCTGGCTCTCATGGATTCCCTGTGTTCCTGTGCTGCCACTCCCAAGATGCTACAGAACTTCTTTTCTGAGGACAGAAAGATGTCTCTCTATGAATGCATGGCACAGttctattttctttgtgttgctgAAACTACAGACAGCTTCCTTCTGGCAgcaatggcctatgaccgctatgtggccatatGCAACCCATTGCAGTACCACACCATGATGTCCAAGAAACTCTGCCTTCAGATGATCATAGGATCCTACATAATAGGAAATGTGCATCCCATGGTTGAAGTCGGGCTTCTATTAAGGTTAACTTTCTGTAGGTCGCATGTAATCAAGCATTTCTTTTGTGATATCCTTCCATTATATAGAATCTCCTGTACTGATCCACATATCAATGAACTGACATTATTTAGCTTTGCAGGGTCAATTTTAGCCAGTACTATTACTATAGTTCTTGTgtcttatttttatatacttttcacTATATTCAAAATGAAGTCTAATGAGGGTAGAGGGAAAGCCTTATCAACTTGTGTATCCCACTTTTTATCCGTATCAATATTCTATggttctcttctctttctgtatgCACAACCACAAGCAGTCATTGATGGAGATAAAGATATACCTGTAGCTATTTTCTATACCCTAGTTATTCCTTTATTAAACCCTTTCATTTACAGTCTGAGAAATAAGGAAGTAATAAATGTGATGAAAAAAGTCATGAA aactcaggacctctggaagaacagtcagtgctcttaa